Below is a genomic region from Miniphocaeibacter halophilus.
TTTTAGTAATAGAATTTAATCTAATTAACTTTTCCTTATCCTTTGTTTCAACGTCATAATTATATCCTGTTTCAATTTTATCTATCTTAGGAGAGTTTTTTATTATTTCAATATCCTCATCTTCTAAACCATAAGTAGAAGAAACAATTATATCTGCCCCATTTGTTTCCTTAAAATAATCATCTGCTCTCTCAGCCATAATAGGGCTTGTTATTTTAAGTCCTACAAAAATTAAAACCCCAATTGAAACCATTAGTAGTATGGATATAACTCTTCCCTTACTCTTTCTTATCTCCCTGAGAATATCTTTATTTAAAGCCTTCATACTACCACTCTATTTCGTCAATTGAAACCGGATTTTCATTTAAAGTGATATTTCTTACAACTGCATCATTTATTTCTATTACTCTATTGGCTATTGGAGCAATAGCTTTATTATGGGTGATTATTACAACCGTTGTACCTGTTTCTATACATGTTTGTTGTAATAATTTTAAGACTGATTTACCTGTTTTATAATCCAAAGCACCTGTTGGCTCATCACATAAAAGCAACTTGGGATTTTTAGCTATGGCCCTTGCTATTGCAACTCTTTGTTGCTCACCACCGGACAATTGAGCAGGAAAATTATTAAGTCTATCACCAAGACCAACATCTATTAAAACGCTTTCGGCATCTTTCGCATTTTCAACAATTTGTGAAGCTAATTCTATATTTTCTAAAGAAGTCAAATTTGGAACTAAATTATAAAATTGAAAAACAAAACCTATTTCATAACGACGGTACTTTGTTAACTCTTTTTCGTTATATTTCGAAATATCCTTTCCATCTACTATTACCTGGCCCTTGTCATTTTTATCCATTCCACCTAATATATTTAAGACAGTAGACTTTCCGGCACCACTAGGTCCAACTATTATAGCTAGTTCTCCTTTTTCAATAGTAAAATCAATTCCCTTGTTAGCATATATAGTTGTGTCTCCCATTTTATAAGTTTTATAACTGTCAATCATTTCAACAAAACTCATATTTTCACATCCAAACATATTTTTTCATACTATTAAAATTATACACTATATAACTGAAAATAATCCTAATACAAATATATTTTTAAATATTAAATATCTTATATACTATAATTTTTTTGATTAATTTAAAAGATTATCCGTAAAATATATTTATTAAATATTCCTGTAAAAGAAAGTATATGAGAAACTAAACACAGCTTTATAATAAATTAAATCTTTTGAAACAACTATTTTGACCAAACTTTAATTCTAAATACAGAACTATGAATTTAGTACATTATAGTTGTTCTTTTATTTACAAATAGACTAAAATAAATTGTAGTAGTATAATGTTAGAGAAATGAAAGAAGGATTTTATGACAAATACTTTTACTTACACAAGTATTAGAAAACTTAATAACAAAATACTTATAGATGTACGAAGTCCATTGGAATTTAAAGAAGGAACAATTCCTGATGCAATAAACATTCCGGTTTTATTAAATGATGAAAGAAAAGAAGTTGGTACTTTGTATTCTAAGGGTGAAATAGATAAGGCTAAATTATTGGCTGTAGAATCAATTTCAAAAAGACTGCCAACTATTTTTAGCAATTTTTTAGAATTAAAAAACAAATTTGAAAATATTGTTATTTTTTGTGCTAGAGGTGGATACAGAAGTAGGTCACTTTCCAGTTTCTTAGATTCTCTTGATATTTCCAATATTCGTATTGAAGGTGGATATAAAGGCTACAGGAATTATATAATCAATAATATGAACTATTTTATATCTAAAATAACACCTATTGTCCTATATGGAAATACAGGTTGTGGTAAAACGGAAATTTTACAAAATTTAAAATTAAAGGGTTACCCTGTAATTGATTTAGAAAACTTAGCCGTTCATAGAGGTTCCATTCTTGGAGCAGTAGGATTAAATGAACAACCTAAACAAAAAATGTTCGATTCTTTACTCTTTGAAGAAATTTCCAAATATGAAAATAAATATGTTTTTATAGAAGGAGAATCAAAGAGAATTGGTAAAATTTCTCTTCCTGAATTACTTTATAAAAAGATGGCAAATTCAATAAATATAAAAATAGACGCTCCTATTGAAGAAAGAGTTAAAAGATTAGTTGGGGAATATGCCATACCGCAAAATAAAGATGATATAAAAAATTCTATAAACTATATGAGAAAATACATTTCAAATAAAGCTGCTAACAATCTACTGGAAGCTTTAGAAAACAATGAATATGATTATATTGCAAAAGAACTTTGCATTAACTACTACGATAAAAAATATAGTAATAGGGTAAATAAATTTGATTTTCAATTTACAAATAATAATGTAGATAAGGTTACAGAAGAAATTATAGAAAAAACTAAACATTTATTTAAATGATTTAATAAATTAGAAAGTAATATTTGGATTTTAGAAATAATCTCCAAATATTGCTTTTTTTATTTATCATTCCCATCTACTTTTATCCCATTAATTTGTATTCATATTTTATTTATCAAAATTAATTAATTCCATATTTATATCTTGTTTAATATATACTTAATACAAATGTCACAACAAATACTTTTTATTGGTTTGTATTTATAAGGAGGATAAATATGATATTATTTCTACTTAATATTATTGAAGATAATATTAAAAAATTTAATAAACTATATAAAATATATAAAAATTATGTTTTTGTCATCTGTAATAATATTTTAAAGGATATAAATCTATCTGAAGATGCATTACAGGAAACATTTCTAGCAGTCCATAATAATCTAAAGAACATCGATGACTATAACTCCAATAGAACAAAAGGTTATATTGCTATTATCGCTAGAAACAAATCAATAGATATTCATAATAAAAATAAGAATATTACCTTCGTTGAAGATGAATTTTTCCAAAACAATAGTGTTGAAATAAATCCTTTAGAGGATATGTATTATGAAAACTTACTTAATTTAATTAGAAATTTAAAAATTGAATACAGTAATATTTTAATGTTGCGTTTTGTTCATGATATGGAATATAAGGACATAGCTAGAACATTGGATATTACCGAAGAAAATGCTCGAAAAAGAGTTGAAAGGGCAAGAAAAGCTTTAAAGGATAAATTAGAAGGTGAAAATTATGAGTAATAAATTTAACGAATTATTAAAAAAAGCCTTAACCGAATATGAAAGAGAAATCGTTGAAAATACAGAACAAATTTCCACAAAAAACAATACCATACATTTTAAAAGAAACTTAAGAAAATATATAACAGCTGCCGCTATTTTTGTAATATTAATTCCTTCCATCTTTATAGGTTCAAATATTTACAATAATCAAAATAATATTTCAAAAAGGGAAATACTAGTAGACGCTGAAGAAGGCATAACCAAAGGAGCTGACTCAGAAGGTGCTTATATAGATAATTTAAATATAAATGCTGAAACATTGGATTTTAAGACCACCATTAAAGACACTGAAAAACTAATTGAAAAATATAAAGGTAAAATAGAAAATCAAGATATTAGCAACTTGAAAAATGAAAATACCGGAAGATACGCTACTTATTCCATAAAAATTCCAGATGAAGATGCAGATAAATTTATAGAAGATTTTGAAAAATTAACTGTTAATATAACCAGTACAAATAAATCATCCTATAATGTTACAGATGAAGTTAAAAATATTGAAGAAAATTTAAATAATGTTAATACAAAATTGGAAAGACTTAAAGAGCTTCTAAAAGAAGCTACAAGTTTAACGGAAATAACAGAAATTGAAGGAAAAATACAAGAAGCGGAATCTGAAAAGAACTCCTATGAGGAAAATTTAGAATATCTTGGCAAAGAAATAGACTTTACTACTGTATATATAAGTATTAATGAAGTTACAAAATATTCCGGTACAGAAAATATCAATGAAGGATTCGGAAAAAGAATCACTAAAGCCTTTAAAAATTCAAAAATCATATTTATAAGAACAATCCAAAATACTATTTTAGGATTTATAACCTTGCTTCCTTTTATAACAATAGTTTTGGTAATTGGAATAATAGTCTTTGTGTTTTTTAGAAAAAGAAAATAATAATATAAAACCACCTTAGTTTAATAGCTCTATAATTTATAGTGTTGATGGCAATAAATCCATTAGCACTATTTCTTGCTTGAATATAAAAGAATAGGCAAATTACAAAATTTATTATGACTTCTTTATGAACTTACATGTAATTATACAATCTATCTTTTGATAAATAGAAAGTATTAATTCAATCAAGTCCTTGACTATTACAGTCTTTTACCTTATAATAATAATCTGTAACATGGAGAATTGTCCGAGCTGGCTGAAGGAGCACGATTGGAAATCGTGTAGGCGTGATGAGCGTCTCAAGGGTTCAAATCCCTTATTCTCCGCCATGCACTAGACGGGGAACTAGCGATGCCCTGTAACCTGCAATCGCTACAGCAGGGTTGAATTCCCAGCCTAGGCATAGTAAATCTTAAGTCTGCCCTAAAAAAGTGGTGTTGACAAATGGGTCTTGCGCAACAGGAACCTATGAACCTGGTCAGATCAGGAATGAAGCAGCCATAAGTAGTCACTCTTGTGTGCCGCAAGGAAGCCTGTTTCGAGCTAACTATTTAGGTAACGTTAAAGTTTGCTATGACGAAGCTGGGTGTGCTTACATAGTAAAAACCATTGAGGTAATCTCAATGGTTTTTTATTTTATTTATTGGTATTAATTTTCCAACAACACTACCAACTCATCTCTAATTGAGGTATTATCCTCTACTATCAGTATTTTATACACTATATTTCCTTTCATTCTTTTTTTCTATCTTTTAAGTATTAATAACTATTATTTCCTGCAATTACCCCTGTAATTATATAGAATAATTTAAAAGTCATATCATAATTAAGTATTAGTAGTTTAGAGAAAATTTCCGGAAGATATATTAAAGCTCTAGTAAAAAATAAAATAGAAATTACAAAAAATATTAAAAACTTTACAAGGTCTAAGATTTTTAGATTTTTTATTTTTTTATATCCAAATATCAAATATCCGTATATAAAATATATGAGCCCCATAAGAATTTGATAGTATCCTCCTTCAAATGTCCTACTTACATATTTACTATATTTAAAATCTATTTGAGTCAATATCAAAATACCTATTATCGCAAGTACATAATGCATCAGTTTTTTCACTCTTATCATAATACTACACCTCCTAATATTATGTTTCCTTACTATAATTTGATTTTTACCTTTTGTAGTATCCCAATAATATACCTGTTAAAAGATAAAACATTTTAAAGAGTTTATCCATGTCCAATATTGTTGAAAAAGACGGATAAATAAATCCCTTAACTATAATAAATAATGTCACAATATAAAAAAATCCAAATCTAATAATCTCCATAGTTTTTATACTGTTAAATTTTTTATACCCGAAAACTAAGAAGCCGTATATGAAATATAATAAACCTATAATCGCAAAATAAAATCCTGAATTAATGCCCTTTAACACCTTAATATTCCATTTAGCATCTATCCATAGTACTATTATTAAACCCAATATAACTACCATATAATGTAGTAAAGGATTGTTTTTCTTTATTTTTTTATTCTTTTTTCTTTTCTTCATAATTTTCACCATAATTAATTTAAAAGGTTATAAACAATATGCTTATAACCTTAATTTTTACCAATTTTCTATTGTTGAACCATCTATATTTCTAACTACTTCACAAACTAATTTTAGTGCATTTTTATAGTCATTTATATTGGCATAACAATGATGTGTATGAACATATCGTACTGGAATACCTACTATTAAGCAAGGTATACCATGTTCTACTAAATGGATATTTCCAGCATTTGTTCCACCACTTGTCCTTACTGCAGTCTGATACTGTATACTGTTTTTATCTGCAATTTTTCTTGCAAAATCTACAAATTTGTAATTTGTAATATAGGAATTGTCCCTATATCTTAATTGAGGTCCTCTATTTAGTCCACACTGTATTTTATATTCTTCGCTAAAATTGTCATCTCCCGGACTTCCCTCTATTATTATTGCTAAATCAGGTTTAACTCTTTGGGCAGTAACCTTTGCACCTCTTAGTCCAACTTCTTCTTGAACTGCTAGTGCGCCTACAATATTAACATCTAAATTTTCTTTCGATAATTCTTTCATGGCCTCAATAACACATGCTGTGCCTAGTCGATTATCAAAAGCCTTTCCTAACATTGTTCCATTTTTTTCATTGTATTCAAAATTTACAAAGGGCGTTATTGGATTTCCAACTTCAATTTTAAAATCATTTATAACTTCTTCCCTTGAATTTGCTCCTACATCAATAGATAAATCTTCAATTGTTAGTTTTTTCTTTCTCTCTTCTTCAGACATAAAATGCGGTGGTTTTGAAGAAACAACTCCTTTAATGTATTCTCCTTGAGAATTTTTTATTACTACCAGCTGAGCCGGTATACTTTCTACAACCCATCCACCTATTGGTATAAACTTAATTAATCCTTTTTCATCAATAAATTGAACCATAAATCCTACTTCATCTAAGTGCCCATCTAGCATTATTGTAATTTTACTAGGATCCTTCTTCTTATTTTTTAAATATGTATTAAATAATTTGTCTGTAGTTACTTCTAAATCCCCTGCATGTTTTTTTACAATATTTGTAATTTCATCCTCGTAGCCTGAAATTCCATATGCATTTGAAAGTTCTTCAATTAATTTTAACATTTTGCCTCCCTCAATAATTTAATTTAATAACAAAAAGCAGTAGACTTTCCTAATAAATACCTTATACTATTTACAAAGAAACTTCTACTGCTTATTAATCAATTTTTTATAGAAAATTTATAATAATAAAACCTAGAGCGGCTTTCTTTTTAATATTATTTATATTTTTCAAAATAAACTATTATATATAAACAAATTAATTTTACTTTTAAACCCTTTTACTTAGTCCTTAAGGCATTTTGTTAGTATTTCTAAAAACACCTCGTCGCTTATACTCCTTTTACAAATGTAATTTTAATTTCCCTAACTCTATCTACTATATTATAGGAAATCTAATTATTTGGCCTATCTTATCTCCAATGTAAAAATCTTACTATTTTTTTGTATCCATTTAATTATTTCAACCAATGTGTTGTTAAAACTTCTTTACATTATTGTTCTTATATTTTAAAAATTTATACTTTATGCCCTTATATTCATGTTCTGGAGATTCTGCTACTACTTCCCAATTATCCATTTCATCTAAGTTTGGGTAAAATGTATCTGCATCTAAATCTTTCTCTATTTTCGTAACTAAACTATAGTCCATATAGTCTAGCATTTGTTCAAATATCTTACCTCCACCAATATTATAGATTTTTTCAGTGTCATATTTTTTTAGTTCTTTAAGCAATTCCTCTACTGAATGGACTACTATTAAATTATCCATTTCTATTTCCTTGGAAGTTAACACTATATTTACTCTATTTTTTAAAGGTTTACCTCTTGGAAGTGAATCTAGGGTATTTTTCCCCATAAAAACTATATTTCCCACTGTTACTTCTTTAAAGAATTTAGTATCCTTTGGTATTCTAATTAGCAAATCATTGTTTTTCCCTATACCCCATTTATTATCAACAGCAACTAAGTCTAACATTAGAAACCTCCTTAACTAAGCCATTCCTTGAAAATATAGTACTTATTTTCTTAGTATTTTATCTAAGGACTTTCCTCTAGCTAATTCATCAATTAATTTATCTAAATATCGAATTTTTTGTGTAATATCGTCATCTATATTTTCTACTCTAATTCCACAAACCACTCCTTTTATTAAGGAAACATTTTCATTGATACTTGGAGCATCTTTAAAGAAATTTTCAAAATCCACATCTTTGTTTAACTGTTCTTGTAATGTATTTTCATTATAGCCTGTCAGCCAAAATATTATTTTATCAACCTCGGCCTTTGTTCGACCTTTCTTTTCAGCTTTTTGTATATAAAGTGGATATACTTTATTAAATTTCATTGTATATATTTTTGGTTTTTCCATATTTTCCTACTTTGCTTAAAGATTATTTTCCTTATAGATTTTATTTACTAAAGTTATTCCAGTAATAATAAACAGGGGCTTAACTTTTTTTAGAAATTATAAGATTAATATATTTAAATTCTATTTTTTGTATAAAACGTCCTCATCTTCCGGATGTTTTTCAAAATACTTAACTGTATATGAACAAACAGGGTTTACTTTTAAGCCTTCTTTTCTAGCATAATCAATAACATATTTAGTTATATAACCTGCTAGACCTTGTCCTCTTTTTTCAGGATCTACTTGGGTACTCTTTACATTAATACCCTTTTTCCCTATGCTATAATGTATTTTAGCGTCAGGATTTTCTTCATCTCCTATATAAAATATCTGTCCATTATTTTTTACTTCCATAATATCCTCCTGTTAATAATTTAATTTATTTGAAATATTAATTATTCCTTCATGTGTAATTGTATAAAAAACTAATTCATCTTTTGTAAAATTATTATTTCCTAATTCTTTAAAAAAGCTAATATCTAATTGAAAATCTGTATTCTGAAAAGAATAATAATTATTCTCTACTATAAATGGTCCATTTTTCTTCAAAAAATTATAAGCTTCTTTAGAAAAATTTATTTTTACTATTCTTGCTTCTCCTTCAGATATAGTTCCAGGCCAACTATTGCTATATTCTTCCAATAGAATATCTTCTTTAAAATTATTTATATAATCATTAAATTTATTTTTTAATTCCCTATTCCAATATGAGAAAGTACTATCTGCAAGAATAAAATAATCACAATATTCATATAGAGCTTTCAATATTTTATTATAATCCTTATTTTGTGTTTTTAAAGAAATTTCCATATTACTTTCAACATCTAAAAACATTTTACATCTATATTTTTATAAATTAAAAATTTATAATTTATTCCATCATAATTATAATTTTCCGACTCTTCTATTAATTCCCAATTACTTTTTTCATCTAAATTAGGAAAAAACGCATCTGCTTTAAAAGTTTTATTAATTTTTGTAACAATGCATTTTTCACAATATGGTAAAAGCTGTTTATAAACAGATTCACCACCTATAACAAAAACATCTTCTTCCTTAAATTTTTTACTTTCCTCTAGGGCTTCTTCGATTGAAGAAACTAGAACAACATCCTTGTCTATTTTTTCTTTCCTGCTTATTACAATGTTTACTCTTCCCTTTAAGGGGTTTCCCCCGGGAAAAGAATCTAATGTATTTTTACCCATTATTACAATTTTATTCTTTGTATATTTAACAAAGTGTTTCATATCATCGGGAATGGATATTAATAATTCATTTTTAATTCCTATTCCCCAATTATTATCAACTGCTACAATAGCCCTCATAAATCCTCCCTAAGCCGCCTTAACCCTTACTTCCCTAAGTTCTTTTAAAATTAAAGCATTATCTTCATCTTCATTGTCAATATTTATTTTAATATTCTTTAATGCTAGTTTTTCAGCTCTTTTAGATGATGTATTAATTGAATTGTATAATTCTTTACGACTTGTTATAAGATTTTCAATTTCTTTTTGATTATTCTCTCGATTTTCTAAATTATATGTATTATCGAATAAAATGGATAAAGCTTTCCTTCTAAACTTTTAATACTAGAAGCATCTTTATAGGTAATATAATTTATAATTAGTAAAAGTGTTATCCAGTTAATAAAAAAACCGGGTAGTTAATAATTACCCAGTTTTTACTAATTCAATAAGATTAAATACAGTCTTATAAATTTACCTGTATTAAAATCATATATTTTTTTGAATATTTTATCTAATTTTCCATTTCTTAAATATATATTAATATAAGTTAAATTCCTTTTACTAATTACCTTTAGCTATTTTTTCAATTTTTTCATCATAAATACCTACAATGGCCTCTTCAGTAGTTGTATAAAGCAAGCATATATTATTTTTATTATAAAAGGCAATGTCTGCCTGACTTTCTAAATTATCAAACAAAAATCCACCTTTTTTAGCTCTAAAGAAGAATTTTTGTTCTCTCATAAAGTCAAATAATTCCTTACTTGCCTTAACCTTATACATATTTGAATCATCCGGTCCTTTAGGTGTTCCTGCCCATCTCATAACAGAGGATTTTTCAATAATATCGTCGTAGATTATATTGAAAAAACGAGTATCGAATTCACTTTCTCGACCTTCGTATTTAAAATTAACAAGTTCTATATACTCAGTATTTTCTTCTAAATAATCTACAATGTTTTTATAATTATCCCTTAAATTCCTATATTCATTTTCGCAATCGTCGTCATATCTATTAATTACAATCACATTATTCACCTCACCTATACTATATATCCAAAAATACAGATTTAAAACTAATTAGTATTATTTTTGTTTTTAAACCAATTTATTATTCCAAGAATTGAAAATAATATTAATATAATCCCCAATATAAGCATTATTGTATATGCAAGTCCTTCATTTTTTTTAGTAAAATATAGGAATATCCAAATGACACCTAATAGTAGATACAAAACATATCTTATAATTTGTCTGTTAAACATAACAACTCCTTTTTATAGTTTCAAATATAATAAAAGGATATATTTTTTAATATATCCCCTTATTTACCTATATTGCAACAGGAATCCCCTTTATTTGTGGACCATATTCATAATTTTCTAATTTAAAGTCATCTACTGTAAAATCATAAAAGTTTTTTATATTTTTATTTATAATAAATTTTGGTGCTTCATATTGTTTTCTTGATATTAGTTCTTTAACTAATGGAATATGTCTATCATAAATATGGGCGTCTGCAATTACATGAACAAGTTCCCCAACTTCTAAATTTGAAACTTGTGCAAACATATGAAGAAGTACCGAATATTGTACAACATTCCAATTATTTGCTGCTAAAATATCCTGTGAGCGTTGATTGAGTATTCCATTTAATTTATTTCCCGTAACATTAAAAGTCATGGAATAGGCACAGGGATAGAGTTCCATTTCATGTAAATCCTCAAAAGTATAAATATTAGTCATAATTCTACGACTATAGGGATTGTTCTTTAAATCGTATAAAACCCTATCAACCTGGTCAAACTCGCCTTCTTTATACTTATGTTTAATTCCCAGTTGATAGCCATAAGCCTTTCCAATAGTTCCGTTTTCATCGGTCCAACTATCCCAAATTTTACTGTTTAAATCTGCTACTCTGTTTGATTTTTTTTGCCATATCCAAAGAATTTCATCAATTGCCGATTTAAATGCAGTTCGCCTTAGTGTTAAAGCTGGAAATTCCTCAGATAAATCATATCTATTAACAACACCAAATTTTTTTATTGTATGGGCCGGAGTTCCATCTTCCCAAACAGGTCTAACCTTCTGTCCTTCAGATGAAAAACCATTATCAATAATATCTTGACACATTTCTACAAAAATTTTATCTGCTTTACTCATTGCCACTCCTGTTTTCAAATATTTGTTAAATTATCCTATATAATTATATACCATTAATAAATATTAAAAAAACTATTTACCTTCTAAAATTGAATTTTTTTCTTTTTTAGTTAGCTTATCCAATACTAAATTATAAGAAATTTCTATTAAATTTCTAATTTCCTCATTTGATAATTGCTTGGCATTTAACTTAATAGAATTCCAATGTTTTTTACTTGCATAATAACCTGGAGATACATCTGAATATAAATCACTCATAGCTAAAATATCCTCAGGTTTGTTTTTTAAAGTAATTAAATCTTTAGTCATCATGCCAAAACATTTTCCATTTATAGAAAAATAATCACATTCCCAAGAGTCTCTGTAATATACATCTGCTCCTTGTAGGTTTTTTCCAAACTCTATAGATTCTTTTTTCCTATTTTCAATATCCATTATTTTTCCTTGTAGATTATTTATCTATACTCCATTCAACACCTTCCCTGGTATCTTTTAAGGTTATTCCCATTTCCTTTAATTCATCTCTAATTTCATCTGCTCTTTGGAAGTTTTTATTTTTTCTTGCTTCCTGTCTTTCTGCTATTAATTTTTCTACTTGTTCATCTAGGGACTCTTCTTTATCCTCTTTGTATAAAATTCCAATTACATTTGCTAATTTCATTAAGGAAGTATAAATATATTCTACTAATTCTTTTGATGATTTTTCGTTTAAGGTACTATTTGCTAATTTTACTAATTCATAAATTGAAGATATTCCATCAGCTGTATTCAAATCATCATCCATAGCTACTTCAAAGTCCTTTACAATTTCATCTACCTTTTCAATAGTTCCCTTTTCATCTTCTGACAATTGTCCGCTAGCAGTTTTTAATAATTTCTGTAAGTTTTTCTTTCCATTGTAAAGTCTTTCTAGTCCATTTTTAGTTTGTTCCATTACTTCTTCACTAAAGTTTATTGGCTTTCTATAATGAACTGAAAGCAACCAAAATCTTACGATTTCTAAATCATAGGATTTTCT
It encodes:
- a CDS encoding MmcQ/YjbR family DNA-binding protein, with protein sequence MDIENRKKESIEFGKNLQGADVYYRDSWECDYFSINGKCFGMMTKDLITLKNKPEDILAMSDLYSDVSPGYYASKKHWNSIKLNAKQLSNEEIRNLIEISYNLVLDKLTKKEKNSILEGK
- a CDS encoding dihydrofolate reductase, translated to MLDLVAVDNKWGIGKNNDLLIRIPKDTKFFKEVTVGNIVFMGKNTLDSLPRGKPLKNRVNIVLTSKEIEMDNLIVVHSVEELLKELKKYDTEKIYNIGGGKIFEQMLDYMDYSLVTKIEKDLDADTFYPNLDEMDNWEVVAESPEHEYKGIKYKFLKYKNNNVKKF
- the mnmH gene encoding tRNA 2-selenouridine(34) synthase MnmH, with the translated sequence MTNTFTYTSIRKLNNKILIDVRSPLEFKEGTIPDAINIPVLLNDERKEVGTLYSKGEIDKAKLLAVESISKRLPTIFSNFLELKNKFENIVIFCARGGYRSRSLSSFLDSLDISNIRIEGGYKGYRNYIINNMNYFISKITPIVLYGNTGCGKTEILQNLKLKGYPVIDLENLAVHRGSILGAVGLNEQPKQKMFDSLLFEEISKYENKYVFIEGESKRIGKISLPELLYKKMANSINIKIDAPIEERVKRLVGEYAIPQNKDDIKNSINYMRKYISNKAANNLLEALENNEYDYIAKELCINYYDKKYSNRVNKFDFQFTNNNVDKVTEEIIEKTKHLFK
- the thyA gene encoding thymidylate synthase, with amino-acid sequence MSKADKIFVEMCQDIIDNGFSSEGQKVRPVWEDGTPAHTIKKFGVVNRYDLSEEFPALTLRRTAFKSAIDEILWIWQKKSNRVADLNSKIWDSWTDENGTIGKAYGYQLGIKHKYKEGEFDQVDRVLYDLKNNPYSRRIMTNIYTFEDLHEMELYPCAYSMTFNVTGNKLNGILNQRSQDILAANNWNVVQYSVLLHMFAQVSNLEVGELVHVIADAHIYDRHIPLVKELISRKQYEAPKFIINKNIKNFYDFTVDDFKLENYEYGPQIKGIPVAI
- a CDS encoding DUF4349 domain-containing protein, yielding MSNKFNELLKKALTEYEREIVENTEQISTKNNTIHFKRNLRKYITAAAIFVILIPSIFIGSNIYNNQNNISKREILVDAEEGITKGADSEGAYIDNLNINAETLDFKTTIKDTEKLIEKYKGKIENQDISNLKNENTGRYATYSIKIPDEDADKFIEDFEKLTVNITSTNKSSYNVTDEVKNIEENLNNVNTKLERLKELLKEATSLTEITEIEGKIQEAESEKNSYEENLEYLGKEIDFTTVYISINEVTKYSGTENINEGFGKRITKAFKNSKIIFIRTIQNTILGFITLLPFITIVLVIGIIVFVFFRKRK
- a CDS encoding DUF2200 domain-containing protein, with translation MEKPKIYTMKFNKVYPLYIQKAEKKGRTKAEVDKIIFWLTGYNENTLQEQLNKDVDFENFFKDAPSINENVSLIKGVVCGIRVENIDDDITQKIRYLDKLIDELARGKSLDKILRK
- a CDS encoding ABC transporter ATP-binding protein, which produces MSFVEMIDSYKTYKMGDTTIYANKGIDFTIEKGELAIIVGPSGAGKSTVLNILGGMDKNDKGQVIVDGKDISKYNEKELTKYRRYEIGFVFQFYNLVPNLTSLENIELASQIVENAKDAESVLIDVGLGDRLNNFPAQLSGGEQQRVAIARAIAKNPKLLLCDEPTGALDYKTGKSVLKLLQQTCIETGTTVVIITHNKAIAPIANRVIEINDAVVRNITLNENPVSIDEIEW
- a CDS encoding M42 family metallopeptidase, translated to MLKLIEELSNAYGISGYEDEITNIVKKHAGDLEVTTDKLFNTYLKNKKKDPSKITIMLDGHLDEVGFMVQFIDEKGLIKFIPIGGWVVESIPAQLVVIKNSQGEYIKGVVSSKPPHFMSEEERKKKLTIEDLSIDVGANSREEVINDFKIEVGNPITPFVNFEYNEKNGTMLGKAFDNRLGTACVIEAMKELSKENLDVNIVGALAVQEEVGLRGAKVTAQRVKPDLAIIIEGSPGDDNFSEEYKIQCGLNRGPQLRYRDNSYITNYKFVDFARKIADKNSIQYQTAVRTSGGTNAGNIHLVEHGIPCLIVGIPVRYVHTHHCYANINDYKNALKLVCEVVRNIDGSTIENW
- a CDS encoding GNAT family N-acetyltransferase codes for the protein MEVKNNGQIFYIGDEENPDAKIHYSIGKKGINVKSTQVDPEKRGQGLAGYITKYVIDYARKEGLKVNPVCSYTVKYFEKHPEDEDVLYKK
- a CDS encoding RNA polymerase sigma factor, encoding MILFLLNIIEDNIKKFNKLYKIYKNYVFVICNNILKDINLSEDALQETFLAVHNNLKNIDDYNSNRTKGYIAIIARNKSIDIHNKNKNITFVEDEFFQNNSVEINPLEDMYYENLLNLIRNLKIEYSNILMLRFVHDMEYKDIARTLDITEENARKRVERARKALKDKLEGENYE
- a CDS encoding dihydrofolate reductase; translated protein: MRAIVAVDNNWGIGIKNELLISIPDDMKHFVKYTKNKIVIMGKNTLDSFPGGNPLKGRVNIVISRKEKIDKDVVLVSSIEEALEESKKFKEEDVFVIGGESVYKQLLPYCEKCIVTKINKTFKADAFFPNLDEKSNWELIEESENYNYDGINYKFLIYKNIDVKCF